One Lysinibacillus fusiformis genomic window carries:
- a CDS encoding MFS transporter, which produces MENWKRNITLFLGSQTISLFGSSLVQYAITWYITLSTQSGVMMTISIICGFLPTFFLSPIAGVWADRYNRKWLIILADGMIALSTLLLAILFLLGYDSLWLLFTISAIRAIGAGIQTPAVGAILPQIVPEDKLMKVNGTNGSIQAFVMIISPMASGALLTQASLESIFFIDVITAAIAISTLLFFLHIPVHAKAAQKQTTGYFSDMKQGFTYIKEHNFLKKFFIFFAFFMILAAPAAFLTPLQVTRSFGNDVWRLTAIEITFALGMLIGGILMASWGGFKNKVHTMTFATLLFGACTVVLGIIPVFSLYLVFMAITGISMPIFNTPATVLLQEKIEGDYLGRVFGVLGMISTSMMPLGMLIFGPIADMIAIEWLLIGTGALLFILGFFLLGSKVLLAAGKPTSNNTSD; this is translated from the coding sequence ATGGAAAATTGGAAAAGGAACATTACCCTTTTTTTAGGAAGCCAAACCATCTCACTTTTTGGTTCTTCCCTCGTACAATATGCCATCACGTGGTACATCACGTTAAGTACACAATCAGGTGTCATGATGACAATTTCTATCATTTGCGGTTTCTTACCTACTTTCTTCCTGTCACCAATTGCTGGTGTTTGGGCGGATCGTTATAATCGCAAATGGTTAATCATTTTGGCTGATGGTATGATTGCCCTGTCCACACTTCTGTTAGCTATATTATTTTTATTGGGCTATGATTCACTTTGGTTGCTATTTACCATATCTGCCATTCGCGCAATAGGTGCTGGCATTCAAACACCTGCAGTCGGTGCAATTCTTCCACAAATTGTACCTGAAGATAAACTAATGAAAGTAAACGGCACAAATGGTAGTATTCAAGCGTTTGTGATGATTATCTCTCCGATGGCTAGTGGCGCATTATTGACGCAAGCTTCGCTCGAATCGATTTTCTTTATCGATGTCATTACAGCTGCAATTGCAATTAGTACATTGCTGTTCTTTTTGCATATTCCAGTCCATGCCAAAGCAGCACAAAAGCAAACTACAGGTTATTTTAGTGATATGAAACAAGGATTTACGTATATTAAAGAACATAATTTCTTAAAAAAATTCTTTATATTTTTTGCATTCTTCATGATACTTGCAGCACCAGCCGCATTCTTGACTCCATTACAGGTGACACGTAGCTTTGGTAATGATGTTTGGCGTTTAACAGCTATCGAAATTACATTTGCCTTGGGTATGCTGATCGGTGGCATATTAATGGCTTCATGGGGTGGCTTTAAAAACAAAGTGCATACAATGACATTTGCAACATTATTATTTGGTGCCTGCACGGTTGTTCTTGGTATCATTCCAGTTTTTTCATTGTACCTTGTCTTTATGGCGATTACAGGAATCTCAATGCCTATCTTCAATACACCTGCCACAGTTTTGCTACAAGAAAAGATTGAGGGTGATTATTTAGGCAGAGTTTTTGGTGTGCTTGGTATGATTTCAACATCTATGATGCCTTTAGGGATGCTGATTTTTGGACCAATCGCTGATATGATTGCTATTGAATGGTTACTTATAGGTACAGGCGCACTATTATTTATACTAGGATTTTTCTTACTTGGTAGTAAGGTATTACTCGCAGCTGGTAAACCGACTTCAAATAATACAAGCGACTAA